Proteins encoded together in one Onychomys torridus chromosome 1, mOncTor1.1, whole genome shotgun sequence window:
- the Kcnj11 gene encoding ATP-sensitive inward rectifier potassium channel 11 isoform X2: MVWWLIAFSHGDLAPGEGTTVPCVTSIHSFSSAFLFSIEVQVTIGFGGRMVTEECPLAILILIVQNIVGLMINAIMLGCIFMKTAQAHRRAETLIFSKHAVITLRHGRLCFMLRVGDLRKSMIISATIHMQVVRKTTSPEGEVVPLHQVDIPMENGVGGNSIFLVAPLIIYHVIDSNSPLYDLAPSDLHHHQDLEIIVILEGVVETTGITTQARTSYLADEILWGQRFVPIVAEEDGRYSVDYSKFGNTVKVPTPLCTARQLDEDRSLLDALTLASARGPLRKRSVAVAKAKPKFSISPDSLS, translated from the coding sequence ATGGTCTGGTGGCTCATCGCCTTCTCCCACGGTGACCTGGCCCCCGGAGAGGGCACCACTGTGCCCTGCGTCACGAGCATCCACTCCTTTTCATccgccttcctcttctccatcgaGGTTCAGGTGACCATTGGTTTCGGTGGGCGCATGGTGACGGAAGAATGTCCCCTGGCCATCCTTATTCTCATTGTGCAGAATATCGTAGGACTAATGATCAATGCCATCATGCTGGGCTGCATCTTCATGAAGACAGCCCAGGCCCATCGGAGAGCGGAAACCCTCATCTTCAGCAAGCACGCTGTGATCACCCTGCGCCATGGCCGCCTCTGCTTCATGCTTCGCGTGGGGGACCTCCGAAAGAGCATGATCATCAGCGCCACCATCCACATGCAGGTGGTGCGCAAGACCACCAGCCCTGAGGGTGAGGTCGTGCCTCTCCACCAGGTGGACATCCCCATGGAGAATGGCGTGGGTGGTAACAGCATCTTCCTGGTGGCCCCGCTCATCATCTACCACGTCATCGACTCCAACAGCCCTCTCTACGACCTGGCTCCTAGTGACCTGCACCACCACCAAGACCTGGAGATCATTGTCATCCTGGAAGGCGTGGTAGAAACCACAGGTATTACCACCCAGGCCCGCACCTCCTACCTGGCTGATGAGATTCTATGGGGGCAACGCTTCGTCCCCATTGTGGCCGAGGAGGACGGCCGCTATTCTGTGGACTACTCCAAATTTGGTAACACCGTTAAAGTGCCCACACCACTGTGTACAGCTCGCCAGCTTGATGAGGACCGCAGCCTGCTGGATGCCCTGACCCTCGCCTCTGCTCGAGGGCCCCTGCGCAAGCGCAGTGTGGCTGTGGCGAAGGCCAAGCCCAAGTTTAGCATCTCTCCGGATTCTCTGTCCTGA
- the Kcnj11 gene encoding ATP-sensitive inward rectifier potassium channel 11 isoform X1 — translation MLSRKGIIPEEYVLTRLAEDPTEPRYRARERRARFVSKKGNCNVAHKNIREQGRFLQDVFTTLVDLKWPHTLLIFTMSFLCSWLLFAMVWWLIAFSHGDLAPGEGTTVPCVTSIHSFSSAFLFSIEVQVTIGFGGRMVTEECPLAILILIVQNIVGLMINAIMLGCIFMKTAQAHRRAETLIFSKHAVITLRHGRLCFMLRVGDLRKSMIISATIHMQVVRKTTSPEGEVVPLHQVDIPMENGVGGNSIFLVAPLIIYHVIDSNSPLYDLAPSDLHHHQDLEIIVILEGVVETTGITTQARTSYLADEILWGQRFVPIVAEEDGRYSVDYSKFGNTVKVPTPLCTARQLDEDRSLLDALTLASARGPLRKRSVAVAKAKPKFSISPDSLS, via the coding sequence ATGCTGTCCCGAAAGGGCATTATCCCTGAGGAATATGTGCTGACCCGGCTGGCAGAGGACCCTACAGAGCCCAGGTACCGTGCTCGGGAGAGGAGGGCCCGCTTCGTGTCCAAGAAAGGCAACTGCAATGTGGCCCACAAGAACATTCGAGAGCAGGGCCGCTTCCTGCAGGATGTGTTCACCACGCTGGTGGACCTCAAATGGCCCCACACGCTGCTCATCTTCACCATGTCCTTCCTGTGCAGCTGGCTGCTCTTCGCCATGGTCTGGTGGCTCATCGCCTTCTCCCACGGTGACCTGGCCCCCGGAGAGGGCACCACTGTGCCCTGCGTCACGAGCATCCACTCCTTTTCATccgccttcctcttctccatcgaGGTTCAGGTGACCATTGGTTTCGGTGGGCGCATGGTGACGGAAGAATGTCCCCTGGCCATCCTTATTCTCATTGTGCAGAATATCGTAGGACTAATGATCAATGCCATCATGCTGGGCTGCATCTTCATGAAGACAGCCCAGGCCCATCGGAGAGCGGAAACCCTCATCTTCAGCAAGCACGCTGTGATCACCCTGCGCCATGGCCGCCTCTGCTTCATGCTTCGCGTGGGGGACCTCCGAAAGAGCATGATCATCAGCGCCACCATCCACATGCAGGTGGTGCGCAAGACCACCAGCCCTGAGGGTGAGGTCGTGCCTCTCCACCAGGTGGACATCCCCATGGAGAATGGCGTGGGTGGTAACAGCATCTTCCTGGTGGCCCCGCTCATCATCTACCACGTCATCGACTCCAACAGCCCTCTCTACGACCTGGCTCCTAGTGACCTGCACCACCACCAAGACCTGGAGATCATTGTCATCCTGGAAGGCGTGGTAGAAACCACAGGTATTACCACCCAGGCCCGCACCTCCTACCTGGCTGATGAGATTCTATGGGGGCAACGCTTCGTCCCCATTGTGGCCGAGGAGGACGGCCGCTATTCTGTGGACTACTCCAAATTTGGTAACACCGTTAAAGTGCCCACACCACTGTGTACAGCTCGCCAGCTTGATGAGGACCGCAGCCTGCTGGATGCCCTGACCCTCGCCTCTGCTCGAGGGCCCCTGCGCAAGCGCAGTGTGGCTGTGGCGAAGGCCAAGCCCAAGTTTAGCATCTCTCCGGATTCTCTGTCCTGA